One genomic region from Leptolyngbyaceae cyanobacterium JSC-12 encodes:
- a CDS encoding ABC-type Fe3+-hydroxamate transport system, periplasmic component (IMG reference gene:2510095304~PFAM: Periplasmic binding protein) gives MMQSLSQFLCFALVSGLFLTACNVTSNSSTSTTPAIVEATKAPVTTASRVIALTSLSADIVQRLDQTKLIGMGGSRLLNQKPEFAKIPKVSEGRTQPNLEKIVALKPDLVIGATGFHDQTLAKLKEMGVQTLATEVNSWRSLEDLTRELATKIQADPNPLLRSYQACFQPKPAQTASTLILASSQPILAPNKNSWAGDLLTQFQVKNVVADLQGQSPISGYVTLSPEKVLQTDPEVVILVDAEEGQAAKLKTAPFWNQLQATKSNRVYMFEYYGLVNPGSIDAINKACTQLKQVFTQ, from the coding sequence ATGATGCAATCACTCTCTCAATTTCTTTGCTTTGCCCTTGTCAGTGGCTTATTCCTAACAGCTTGCAATGTTACGTCTAACTCATCTACTTCAACCACTCCAGCAATAGTTGAAGCTACGAAAGCTCCAGTAACAACTGCTTCCAGGGTGATTGCGCTCACATCACTCTCGGCAGATATTGTGCAACGGTTGGATCAAACCAAACTAATTGGGATGGGAGGCAGTCGTCTACTTAACCAAAAACCAGAGTTTGCTAAGATCCCTAAAGTCAGTGAAGGGCGAACCCAGCCCAACCTGGAAAAAATTGTGGCACTTAAGCCCGATCTGGTTATTGGGGCAACTGGGTTTCATGATCAAACCCTGGCAAAGTTGAAAGAAATGGGTGTGCAAACCTTGGCAACAGAAGTAAATAGCTGGCGATCGCTAGAAGATTTAACCCGTGAATTAGCAACGAAAATTCAGGCAGATCCCAACCCATTACTCCGGTCCTATCAAGCTTGTTTCCAGCCAAAGCCTGCTCAAACTGCTTCGACGTTGATTTTGGCAAGTAGCCAGCCGATTCTTGCTCCCAATAAAAACAGTTGGGCAGGTGACTTGCTAACCCAGTTTCAAGTTAAGAATGTGGTAGCTGACTTGCAAGGGCAAAGCCCGATCAGTGGTTACGTTACCCTATCTCCTGAAAAAGTGCTGCAAACTGACCCAGAAGTTGTGATTTTAGTGGATGCGGAGGAAGGACAAGCAGCAAAGCTGAAAACAGCCCCCTTCTGGAACCAACTACAAGCCACCAAGTCCAATCGGGTATATATGTTTGAGTATTACGGCCTAGTAAACCCAGGTAGTATTGATGCCATTAATAAAGCCTGTACTCAACTCAAGCAGGTATTTACCCAGTAA
- a CDS encoding TonB-dependent heme/hemoglobin receptor family protein (IMG reference gene:2510095305~PFAM: TonB-dependent Receptor Plug Domain; TonB dependent receptor~TIGRFAM: TonB-dependent heme/hemoglobin receptor family protein; TonB-dependent hemoglobin/transferrin/lactoferrin receptor family protein) codes for MKKNWFLFNSVGLTLTAVSCLFFPESRAIAQPEFHSSSAESVLEEDIRHLSDFPRFHTAAAALTQAPANLPTQESAIADDEKSEEEEEITITGTRTPRPVRLSPASITVIDADFIDRLIIQDLRELLRYEPNVSVGNNRRYGLQDITIRGIGGNRVLILNDGIRIPTQFTFGTPSLGRDYVDLESLQRLEIIRGPASALYGSDALGGVVSFRSLEPFELLKQYDRDHSLTSVSTKYDTSDSGWVNTALTAFRVGDFAMLVGYTRRDAQEARVPTDNEFVDARTNARNNYLATLSYRLSDTSKLSFTAEIFRNDDDFRVAKLIARDLIGPAGFRGTDETLETKTSRDRVSLSYTYNDPQSTGFLSAARAQVYFQNARVDETRTQDFTRIGVGSDRRRFRKLENDFVDRVVGGDIQLQSNFQIGNVLNKLTYGIDVSSTFNERVRDGLETRFNAANRVLLTTNLVGSDNFPVKDFPDSTTFRLGIYIQDEIEFGDTFTLIPGLRFDLYRLATKPDDVYARNVGAVAADFDSTAISPSLGFVWRVIPELAMVGRYARGFRAPLYSEINAGFTNLTSPFFRYKTLSNPDLEPETSDTFELGFRGSFRQFNFSITGFYNKYNNFIESFAPAGVDFSIVPGFPVSLFQSQNIGEARTYGFEFSGEYRFSPTQTGFSILTGIGLTIGDDLTSNQPLESVDPFKAVVGLRYRAPENRWGAEVLATFVGNPRLRDRPAGRFTPVGYTVVDVIGYYNFTPLISLNLGVFNLFNNQYFQYSDVRPLLDAPEPRDIGRYAQPGIGLRLGLTWRF; via the coding sequence ATGAAGAAAAACTGGTTTTTGTTCAACAGTGTCGGGCTGACACTGACAGCCGTGTCGTGCCTATTTTTTCCTGAGAGCCGTGCGATCGCTCAACCAGAATTCCATTCCTCAAGCGCTGAATCTGTTCTGGAAGAAGATATTCGTCATTTGAGCGATTTTCCTCGCTTCCATACTGCTGCAGCCGCACTTACTCAAGCACCTGCCAATTTGCCAACCCAGGAGTCTGCAATCGCAGACGATGAGAAGAGTGAAGAGGAAGAAGAAATTACCATTACTGGAACTCGTACCCCTCGTCCAGTACGCTTATCCCCCGCATCGATTACAGTCATTGATGCTGATTTTATTGACCGATTGATCATTCAAGATTTGCGAGAATTGTTGAGGTATGAACCCAACGTTTCGGTGGGTAATAACCGTCGTTATGGTTTGCAAGACATCACCATTCGTGGCATTGGTGGCAACCGAGTATTGATCTTAAATGATGGCATTCGGATTCCAACCCAATTTACCTTTGGTACGCCGTCTTTAGGTCGGGATTATGTGGATTTGGAAAGTTTGCAACGACTCGAAATTATTCGTGGTCCGGCTTCTGCTTTGTACGGCAGTGATGCATTAGGTGGTGTCGTATCATTTCGTTCACTAGAACCTTTTGAACTTTTGAAACAATACGATCGCGACCATTCATTGACTAGTGTTTCAACGAAATATGACACCAGCGATAGCGGTTGGGTGAATACAGCTTTGACAGCTTTTCGAGTTGGTGATTTTGCCATGCTGGTGGGCTACACTCGCCGCGATGCGCAGGAAGCCAGAGTTCCGACAGATAATGAATTTGTTGATGCTCGTACTAATGCCCGCAATAATTATCTGGCAACATTATCTTATCGGCTGAGTGATACGAGTAAACTATCGTTTACAGCGGAGATTTTCCGTAATGACGATGATTTTCGGGTTGCTAAGTTAATTGCCCGGGATTTAATTGGTCCAGCAGGGTTTCGTGGTACAGATGAAACGCTAGAAACGAAAACCAGTCGCGATCGCGTCAGTCTTAGCTATACCTACAATGATCCTCAAAGCACTGGATTTTTGAGTGCTGCACGAGCACAAGTCTATTTCCAAAATGCCCGCGTGGATGAAACTCGCACCCAGGATTTTACTCGGATTGGAGTAGGTAGCGATCGCCGTCGGTTTCGTAAACTCGAAAATGATTTTGTGGATCGTGTAGTAGGGGGAGACATTCAACTTCAGAGCAATTTTCAGATTGGGAATGTTCTGAATAAACTCACTTATGGTATCGATGTTTCTTCTACCTTTAATGAGCGGGTTCGAGATGGCTTAGAAACACGGTTCAACGCGGCTAATCGCGTCTTACTGACTACTAACTTAGTCGGCTCAGATAACTTTCCAGTCAAGGACTTCCCCGACTCCACTACATTTCGACTAGGGATTTATATTCAGGATGAAATTGAATTTGGCGATACCTTCACTCTAATTCCTGGGCTACGGTTTGACTTGTATCGACTTGCTACAAAACCAGACGATGTTTACGCTCGTAATGTCGGTGCAGTTGCGGCAGATTTTGATTCTACCGCTATTTCTCCCAGTTTGGGATTTGTCTGGCGGGTGATCCCAGAATTGGCGATGGTCGGGCGCTATGCTCGTGGGTTTCGGGCACCACTCTACAGCGAAATTAATGCCGGATTCACCAATCTCACTAGCCCCTTCTTCCGCTATAAGACCCTGTCAAATCCAGATTTAGAGCCAGAAACTAGCGACACGTTTGAATTAGGTTTTCGGGGGAGTTTCCGCCAATTCAACTTCAGCATCACTGGTTTTTACAATAAGTACAATAATTTCATCGAATCATTTGCTCCAGCAGGGGTTGACTTCTCCATTGTTCCTGGGTTTCCAGTCAGTTTATTTCAGTCGCAAAACATTGGTGAAGCTCGCACCTACGGGTTTGAATTTAGTGGAGAATATCGCTTTAGCCCTACCCAGACTGGGTTCAGTATCCTAACTGGAATTGGGTTAACGATTGGGGATGATTTGACGAGTAATCAACCGCTTGAAAGCGTCGATCCTTTTAAGGCGGTGGTGGGTCTCCGTTATCGTGCTCCGGAAAACCGCTGGGGTGCGGAGGTGTTAGCGACGTTTGTAGGTAATCCCCGTTTGCGCGATCGCCCCGCTGGCAGATTTACCCCAGTTGGCTACACAGTAGTTGACGTGATTGGTTATTACAACTTCACACCACTAATTTCGCTGAATCTAGGAGTGTTCAACTTGTTCAACAATCAATATTTTCAATATTCGGATGTACGTCCATTGTTAGACGCTCCAGAACCCCGCGATATTGGACGCTATGCCCAACCTGGAATCGGGTTACGGTTGGGACTAACCTGGCGGTTTTAA
- a CDS encoding ABC-type cobalamin/Fe3+-siderophore transport system, ATPase component (IMG reference gene:2510095306~PFAM: ABC transporter): MTHIQPISHQCPSLFSNSSLLEAQNLQGGYSEAWIIHNLSLALQPGEWLSLVGANGSGKSTLLRLLSCILPPQQGRVILDGKIIHQQSPQWVAQRLAMLPQQQTIPTGLTVHQLVSLGRSPHQPWWQWELSPNDQQHVDWAIAQTQLQAMRDRPVEQLSGGERQRAFLALALAQEPHVLLLDEPTTFLDLHYQLELLDLLKRLNQEQNLTLITVLHDINLAIRYSDRLALLKQGHLLAVGTPEEVVTSAQMIEGFGVEVSILHTPVGLQILPLSAVTRQQQRVRDGP, from the coding sequence ATGACTCACATTCAGCCTATATCTCACCAATGTCCTTCACTTTTCTCTAATTCCTCGTTATTAGAGGCACAGAATCTACAAGGTGGTTATTCTGAGGCATGGATTATTCACAATCTATCTTTAGCGTTGCAACCAGGGGAATGGCTTAGTTTGGTGGGCGCAAATGGTTCAGGGAAATCAACTTTGCTACGTCTGTTGAGCTGCATTTTGCCTCCCCAGCAGGGTCGCGTGATATTAGATGGAAAAATCATTCATCAACAATCGCCGCAGTGGGTTGCTCAACGGTTAGCAATGCTGCCCCAGCAACAAACCATTCCAACTGGGTTGACAGTTCATCAACTGGTAAGTTTGGGGCGATCGCCTCATCAACCCTGGTGGCAATGGGAACTTAGCCCGAACGATCAGCAACATGTAGACTGGGCAATTGCTCAAACCCAGTTACAAGCTATGCGCGATCGCCCCGTAGAGCAGCTTTCAGGGGGTGAGCGACAACGGGCTTTTTTGGCTCTGGCATTGGCTCAAGAACCACATGTGTTGCTGTTAGATGAACCAACTACATTTCTGGATTTACACTACCAGTTAGAGTTACTGGATCTATTAAAACGACTGAATCAGGAACAGAACTTAACATTAATTACAGTTTTGCATGATATCAATTTAGCAATTCGTTACAGCGATCGCCTGGCATTGCTGAAACAGGGACACTTGCTAGCAGTTGGCACACCTGAAGAAGTTGTCACTTCTGCCCAAATGATAGAAGGATTTGGTGTAGAGGTATCTATATTACACACACCAGTAGGGTTGCAAATTTTGCCCCTGTCAGCCGTCACAAGACAGCAGCAACGGGTTCGGGATGGACCTTAA
- a CDS encoding ABC-type Fe3+-siderophore transport system, permease component (IMG reference gene:2510095307~PFAM: FecCD transport family) yields the protein MGLLLTIALSLSQGSVAMSPVQVWQALTHQGDGLHQTIVWELRLPRIVAALVVGAALGLSGALLQGLLRNGLADPFVLGISAGAGLVAITLITLNVLMVWVPLGAWIGAIGTAALVYALGYAGGRIAIERLILAGVAVSSLFGAVQTTLLLLADDGRIQAALNWLVGSLNGRGWSEVIMAGPYVGISLLVGCLLARPLNLLNLGDDLAASLGTSLVRSRLLIGAVASLLAACAVSMAGLIGFVGLVVPHGVRLLVGSDYRWVLPLSAIAGAWVLTIADLIARLGAIELPVGAITALLGSPLFIWLLYQRGSIKR from the coding sequence ATGGGGTTGTTATTAACGATCGCATTATCACTCTCTCAGGGGTCAGTTGCGATGAGTCCGGTTCAGGTATGGCAAGCCTTAACGCATCAGGGCGATGGACTGCATCAAACCATTGTCTGGGAGTTGCGGTTGCCTCGAATTGTTGCTGCATTAGTGGTAGGTGCTGCCCTAGGATTGTCTGGAGCGCTTTTACAGGGATTACTCCGCAACGGACTGGCAGATCCCTTTGTATTAGGTATTTCGGCTGGCGCAGGGTTGGTGGCAATTACGCTAATTACCCTGAATGTATTAATGGTTTGGGTGCCGCTGGGAGCCTGGATTGGTGCAATTGGTACAGCCGCATTGGTCTATGCTCTGGGGTATGCAGGAGGGCGAATCGCGATCGAACGATTAATTTTGGCTGGAGTAGCCGTGAGTTCATTGTTTGGTGCTGTTCAAACGACGTTGCTATTGTTGGCAGATGATGGGCGCATCCAAGCTGCATTGAACTGGTTAGTGGGTAGTTTGAATGGGCGGGGTTGGTCTGAGGTGATAATGGCTGGTCCATATGTCGGTATCTCACTTTTGGTGGGTTGCTTGCTGGCACGTCCGTTAAATTTACTGAACCTGGGAGATGATTTGGCAGCAAGTTTGGGAACTTCTTTGGTGCGATCTCGTTTGTTGATTGGTGCCGTTGCCAGCTTGTTAGCAGCATGTGCGGTTAGCATGGCGGGGTTAATTGGGTTTGTTGGATTAGTTGTTCCACATGGGGTGCGGTTACTGGTTGGAAGTGATTATCGTTGGGTGTTACCGCTGTCAGCAATTGCTGGTGCCTGGGTGTTAACTATTGCTGACTTAATTGCTCGATTAGGTGCGATCGAGTTACCTGTTGGTGCAATTACAGCATTGCTTGGGTCTCCTTTATTTATTTGGCTGTTGTATCAAAGAGGTAGCATCAAACGATAA